Proteins from one Indicator indicator isolate 239-I01 chromosome 37, UM_Iind_1.1, whole genome shotgun sequence genomic window:
- the LOC128978592 gene encoding mast cell protease 1A-like: MLLLLISAFVLLPWAGAGRITGGWEVKPHSRPYMAYVSITSDLDGCNPETFPCGGFLIHPHAVLSAAHCVAGKRKVTIRVTLGAHNIKKEEPSWQVFHIDHWVIHPNYSDTNYKNDIMLLKLKPKANLTKEVKTISLASQNDYVKPGRTCQVAGWGKTSLNEGLSSVLREVDLKVQREEECVETFKMKYIQQSMVCAGDKDGKKSTFRGDSGGPLVCKGKAHGIVSYGRRNHFFPKVFTRVSYFEPWICKELRKFLLQDLPECSSSD, encoded by the exons atgctgcttctgctcatAAGTGCTTTTGTCCTTCTCCCATGGGCTGGGGCAG GAAGGATCACTGGTGGATGGGAAGTTAAGCCCCACTCCAGGCCCTACATGGCCTATGTATCAATTACAAGTGATTTAGATGGATGTAATCCAGAGACATTTCCGTGTGGAGGCTTCTTGATCCACCCACATGCAGTGCTCTCAGCAGCTCACTGTGTGGCTGGAAAAAG GAAAGTGACTATCAGAGTGACCCTGGGAGCCCACAacataaaaaaggaagaacCAAGTTGGCAGGTGTTCCACATTGACCACTGGGTCATCCATCCCAATTATTCAGACACTAACTACAAAAATGACATCATGCTGCTGAAG CTGAAGCCAAAAGCAAATCTGACTAAGGAAGTCAAGACCATCTCCCTTGCCAGTCAAAATGATTATGTGAAACCAGGAAGGACATGCCAAGTAGCTGGCTGGGGCAAGACATCACTAAATGAAGGCCTAAGTAGTGTTCTGAGAGAAGTGGACCTGAAGGTGCAGAGAGAAGAAGAGtgtgtggagactttcaagatgaAGTACATACAGCAGTCTATGGTCTGTGCTGGTGATAAGGATGGCAAAAAATCTACTTTCCGT GGTGATTCTGGTGGCCCCTTGGTCTGCAAAGGGAAGGCTCATGGCATCGTTTCTTATGGACGCAGAAATCACTTCTTCCCTAAAGTATTTACCAGAGTGTCCTATTTTGAGCCCTGGATATGTAAAGAGCTGAGGAAGTTTCTGCTTCAAGACCTGCCTGAGTGTTCCTCTTCTGACTAA